DNA from Drosophila suzukii chromosome 2R, CBGP_Dsuzu_IsoJpt1.0, whole genome shotgun sequence:
TTCATTAAATTGTACATTTATTTAGTTCAGACTGTGGAAAGTGTTCTTTGGCTGGAGCGGACCTTCTGCCTCTACTTCCTTTTTAATCGCAGCAACAGTTTGATTCCCTGACGGAATCTCTTCAATTACTAGACCAGAATACTCTTCAGAAAGACCGCCATCCGCATCGCCTTCAACTATTGGAACACTTTCCGGCTCAGCGTCCACCTCATCTTCTGGTTCATCTTTATCAGTCTTCTTGTACTTGAGCCACATATTTTTCGCATTAATGGCCTGATAGTTGATGGCCGCCTTGAGGCCGGCCTGCTTAATCAGTTCCTTGGCCTTGGTCTCGAACTCCTGCACATGATCTTTGCGCTCCACGGTCATAAGCTTGGTCTCTAGGATGAAAAGAGCCGGCGTGCGCAGAGCCTTGAAGAAGTCCTTGCTCAGGAAAGAGTAATAATTATAGGCCATAAAGGCGACATCGAACATGTTGTTCCAGCGATCTGCGCCCTGCTGCAGCTGAACCATCTCCAAAGGCGACACATAGTGCACGGTTACCCCGGGCACCGGGATCCAGGGTTTGTCGTAAGATGCCTGCCCTGCTGCATCCACTTCCTGGTGATTGAGCAACGGTGTCATCAGCAGCTGGACGGAACCATACCTTCGGGATCGCGTAGGATCATGCTCGTATGCGGTCTGGGTCTGCAGCTCATGGAAGAGTTCCAGGAGATTGCGTTCGGTTATGTCAGTTGCTCGATAGTCATTATCCCCATGCACCGAGTGATGCATTCGCTCCTCGGAGGTGCGCAGCCCAAAGCCACAGAAGGGTCCTGTTTGGATATCGCCCACGTAACCACGATGAAGGAAGGTGCGTCCATTTCGGACCAACCCAGCTGCCAGCGTCTTGTTGGGCTTACATTGCTCATACTCGGGAAAAACAAAAGCCACACCAGACTCTCGCCAGTATCGGTACTCCTGCGAGCAAATCTGTTGTCCTCCACGATCCTTTAGGGTCATGCTCAAATCCCAGTCGAAGGCCCCGTTGCGGTGATCGTATCGGGTGCCCAGAAGAGTCCTCGAACGTTGTTCCCAGTATTTGGTCACCTCGAAGACATTCCATGGATGCGGCTGCCAGAAACTGAAGGCCATTTCCAATCCGTCACGTTCTTTGTACTTTAGGCCTTCTATATCCAGCATGGGAGCCAGACGCTGCATTTTTTCCTCATCGGTGACCATTTGGAGCAGAGTGCGCCCCTTGGCGGCCATGTAGTGGTGCGAGCTGGGACGGATTACAGCATTCCCATAGAGATCCATAAACAAATGCACTTTGCACACCAGGCTAAAGGATTCTGGGTCCTCAAGGGCTATGCCCAGGAGCAACATATTCCTGGCTGCAATCTCGGCGCAACCATCTAGCACGTATATTCTGAGTTTGGGGCGAATGCGATGAGTGTACCTCTTCGCCAGGGTCTTGATCACATGACGTGGATCAGCTCCGCCGCAGATGAGGATGTTTATGGAGTTCTGGGGACCATCCCCACCAGCTCCTTCTGCTTCCTCGCGCGAATCTCCGTCCACCGGCATCGGATCATCGTTGATCTTGAAGGCCTTCATGTACTCCTCGTACAAATCCATCGCCGAACTGAGTCCCCACAACATCTTGTTCTTGTTTGGTtctaattttta
Protein-coding regions in this window:
- the Dnaaf3 gene encoding dynein axonemal assembly factor 3 homolog, which produces MLWGLSSAMDLYEEYMKAFKINDDPMPVDGDSREEAEGAGGDGPQNSINILICGGADPRHVIKTLAKRYTHRIRPKLRIYVLDGCAEIAARNMLLLGIALEDPESFSLVCKVHLFMDLYGNAVIRPSSHHYMAAKGRTLLQMVTDEEKMQRLAPMLDIEGLKYKERDGLEMAFSFWQPHPWNVFEVTKYWEQRSRTLLGTRYDHRNGAFDWDLSMTLKDRGGQQICSQEYRYWRESGVAFVFPEYEQCKPNKTLAAGLVRNGRTFLHRGYVGDIQTGPFCGFGLRTSEERMHHSVHGDNDYRATDITERNLLELFHELQTQTAYEHDPTRSRRYGSVQLLMTPLLNHQEVDAAGQASYDKPWIPVPGVTVHYVSPLEMVQLQQGADRWNNMFDVAFMAYNYYSFLSKDFFKALRTPALFILETKLMTVERKDHVQEFETKAKELIKQAGLKAAINYQAINAKNMWLKYKKTDKDEPEDEVDAEPESVPIVEGDADGGLSEEYSGLVIEEIPSGNQTVAAIKKEVEAEGPLQPKNTFHSLN